The following are encoded in a window of Brevibacillus sp. DP1.3A genomic DNA:
- a CDS encoding transglutaminaseTgpA domain-containing protein: MSVWKRPTIWEWVLALFLFLMLREWLIPLQTLTDTGVLWPFYAIVAGVIIIDLLIPYRWLTLPIKALGLMVLLHATLFDKPFFDSEWIGELYGQMIHDLPLAFQQDWASMSILSRNTLFDLVLVLLATMLTYLVLEQRQGLWFVFLTELYLAVLDTFLPYDASAGVVRTLIIGFLMLAISHLMKMTNMATLAGKRSRIMLNSLLASVMVIMACIGIGYAAPKSGPSWPDPIAFLTGKGNDTPVGVMKKVGYDNNDERLGGPFLQDNTLVFIAKTNERSYWRGDSKDVYTGVGWEKGDREYESILDPQTYTWENTLFQGLETKKVQATLDFKGPQQFPTVFYQGQLKKVSNYAPPEATVVYDKMNQQLEVRAGKINLVQLSEKNDRPEYGPNPLLLKLNQYKVETEVPIVSEKAVTNAGTNYPDDIKERYLQVPASVPPRVRELAATITKDAKTPYDKVRAIENYLRASGKYKYETKDVPVAAEGQDFVDHFLFDSLRGYCDHFSTSMAVMLRTLDIPTRWVKGFAPGERVGTDAFNYETVEVRNKDAHSWVEVYFPGVGWVPFEATSTFMSPVRFNYDLVTSQPQIPIPLPNMENQTNIDRGDGRFNELEEGDSPAGSWIKIPWQVNVGLAVAAIVAGIIAWRRRQDIQLWWMRRQLNQERSSEFPDRYHLLMRMMERVYTRRQPGETLREYVGRMTLPADKRQDLRYLTELYERTVYGYKQMEQKARTIAEQILERLIRQLKP, translated from the coding sequence ATGAGCGTTTGGAAGCGTCCAACGATTTGGGAATGGGTCTTGGCCCTTTTTCTGTTCTTGATGTTAAGAGAGTGGCTCATTCCTCTACAGACATTAACCGATACGGGCGTTCTGTGGCCGTTTTATGCGATTGTGGCTGGAGTCATTATCATTGACCTGTTGATCCCTTATCGGTGGCTCACCTTACCGATCAAGGCTCTGGGGCTAATGGTGCTTTTGCATGCTACTTTGTTTGACAAACCGTTTTTTGATTCGGAATGGATTGGCGAATTGTACGGGCAGATGATTCACGATCTTCCGTTAGCGTTTCAACAGGATTGGGCCAGCATGTCGATCTTGTCGCGGAATACCTTGTTTGATCTCGTGTTGGTGTTGTTAGCGACGATGTTAACGTATCTCGTGCTGGAACAACGGCAAGGCTTATGGTTTGTCTTTTTGACGGAACTATATTTGGCTGTGTTAGATACGTTTCTCCCGTATGATGCCAGTGCAGGGGTTGTACGGACGCTGATCATTGGTTTCCTGATGCTGGCCATTAGCCATCTGATGAAGATGACGAACATGGCAACACTGGCAGGGAAGAGAAGCCGAATCATGCTCAACTCACTGCTGGCCTCGGTGATGGTCATTATGGCTTGTATAGGCATCGGTTATGCTGCACCGAAGTCAGGACCGTCATGGCCTGATCCGATCGCCTTTTTAACAGGGAAAGGAAACGATACTCCTGTTGGTGTGATGAAAAAAGTAGGATACGACAACAACGACGAACGGTTGGGCGGTCCTTTCCTACAAGATAACACATTAGTGTTTATTGCAAAGACGAACGAACGCAGCTATTGGCGCGGTGACTCGAAGGACGTGTATACGGGAGTTGGCTGGGAAAAAGGCGATAGAGAGTACGAGTCAATCCTGGACCCGCAAACTTATACATGGGAGAATACGTTGTTCCAAGGGCTTGAAACGAAGAAGGTACAAGCGACATTAGATTTTAAAGGCCCGCAGCAATTCCCGACTGTCTTTTATCAAGGTCAGCTGAAAAAGGTGAGCAACTACGCTCCACCAGAGGCAACCGTTGTTTATGACAAAATGAATCAGCAACTGGAAGTACGGGCAGGAAAAATCAATTTGGTTCAGCTGAGTGAGAAAAACGATCGGCCAGAGTACGGCCCCAATCCCCTTTTGCTCAAACTGAATCAATACAAGGTCGAGACAGAAGTACCGATTGTCAGTGAAAAGGCCGTGACGAATGCGGGGACGAACTATCCGGATGATATCAAAGAGCGCTATTTGCAAGTGCCAGCCTCGGTCCCTCCACGAGTAAGAGAGCTCGCTGCAACAATTACCAAGGATGCCAAGACTCCTTATGACAAAGTGAGAGCGATCGAGAATTACTTGCGCGCAAGTGGAAAATATAAGTATGAAACGAAAGACGTTCCAGTCGCTGCAGAAGGCCAGGATTTTGTCGATCACTTCTTGTTTGACAGCCTTCGAGGGTACTGCGATCATTTCTCCACTTCGATGGCGGTTATGCTTCGTACCCTGGATATCCCAACACGTTGGGTCAAGGGCTTTGCTCCAGGTGAACGAGTGGGAACGGATGCGTTTAACTACGAGACTGTAGAAGTGCGCAACAAGGATGCTCACTCGTGGGTAGAGGTATACTTCCCAGGGGTTGGTTGGGTTCCTTTTGAAGCGACGAGTACATTCATGTCTCCTGTTCGTTTTAATTATGATCTGGTCACCTCACAGCCGCAGATCCCCATCCCATTGCCAAACATGGAGAATCAAACGAACATCGATCGTGGAGATGGACGTTTCAATGAGCTGGAAGAGGGCGACAGCCCGGCAGGCAGCTGGATTAAAATTCCTTGGCAAGTAAATGTGGGATTGGCTGTAGCCGCTATCGTAGCAGGAATTATTGCGTGGCGCCGTAGACAAGACATCCAGCTATGGTGGATGCGCAGGCAACTGAATCAAGAGCGAAGCAGTGAGTTCCCGGATCGGTACCATCTGCTGATGCGAATGATGGAGCGAGTCTACACGCGCAGACAGCCAGGAGAAACGTTGCGGGAGTACGTGGGCAGGATGACCTTGCCGGCAGACAAGCGACAAGACCTGCGCTATTTGACGGAGCTGTACGAACGTACCGTGTATGGCTACAAACAAATGGAACAAAAGGCGAGAACAATAGCAGAGCAAATACTCGAACGCTTAATCCGTCAATTGAAACCTTGA
- a CDS encoding DUF58 domain-containing protein, which yields MRQQRWGRLKAIALVLITYLFAKFQGGFSSWFLFYSSLVFLLYEIVAYVLMFTKLEVERELDRNRLQDGEDVIVTIRLRRRIWFPLGWNMIMEPLPARLAGVYEPHRQLIFPWFKREVEFRYVIPNVPRGYYRLDECVVSGGDFFGFFERRKVYSISQEFLVYPKYKELTHWALGDGSFSGTVHVSHRRSDDVAAVRGVRDYHRGDRLSQIHWRASARGTGLKTKEFEHQAMNQAVFFLDVEKASYQGKPVHLFETAVKLAASLIAYANRNQYHYGLVYKQAERISIPPGLSHAHFLRVFDQLARVAPEGQELFARIVGREALEQPQGVTLIIITPHVEKTLISRLVTLAQKGRRVQLFLMQNESTISHEQKQALQLLGANKVTCTSIHMDDQEWKRIGGA from the coding sequence ATGAGACAGCAAAGGTGGGGTAGGCTCAAGGCGATTGCATTAGTCCTGATCACTTATTTATTCGCAAAATTTCAAGGTGGCTTCTCAAGCTGGTTTCTTTTCTATAGTAGTTTGGTATTTCTTCTGTATGAAATTGTCGCTTATGTACTCATGTTCACGAAACTAGAAGTCGAACGTGAACTAGACCGCAATCGTCTACAGGATGGGGAAGATGTCATTGTAACGATACGCCTGCGCCGGAGGATTTGGTTTCCGCTGGGATGGAATATGATTATGGAGCCATTGCCGGCGAGGCTGGCTGGCGTGTATGAGCCGCATCGACAACTGATTTTCCCATGGTTCAAGAGGGAAGTCGAATTTCGTTATGTCATCCCCAATGTACCGCGGGGATATTATCGTCTCGATGAATGTGTAGTGAGCGGCGGGGATTTTTTTGGATTTTTTGAGCGCCGCAAGGTTTATTCGATTTCTCAGGAGTTTCTCGTTTATCCAAAATACAAAGAATTGACCCATTGGGCTCTGGGGGACGGGAGCTTCAGTGGGACTGTGCATGTTTCCCATCGACGGTCTGATGACGTAGCAGCAGTACGCGGCGTAAGAGACTATCATCGGGGCGATCGGTTGAGCCAAATTCATTGGCGAGCTTCCGCACGGGGGACGGGTCTGAAGACGAAAGAGTTTGAGCATCAGGCGATGAATCAGGCGGTCTTTTTCCTTGATGTGGAGAAGGCGAGCTACCAAGGGAAGCCTGTGCACTTGTTCGAAACAGCAGTGAAGCTGGCTGCGAGTCTGATCGCTTACGCCAATCGGAATCAATATCATTATGGGCTCGTATACAAGCAAGCAGAACGCATATCGATACCACCAGGTCTGTCCCATGCCCATTTCCTCAGAGTTTTTGATCAATTAGCTCGTGTCGCGCCAGAAGGACAAGAGTTATTTGCAAGAATTGTGGGAAGAGAAGCATTGGAGCAGCCTCAAGGTGTTACTTTGATTATTATTACACCGCATGTAGAAAAAACGTTGATCAGTCGTTTGGTCACACTTGCTCAAAAAGGCAGACGGGTGCAGTTGTTTCTCATGCAGAACGAGTCAACGATTTCGCATGAACAAAAACAAGCGTTGCAGCTGCTTGGCGCAAACAAAGTAACATGTACGTCTATTCACATGGATGATCAAGAGTGGAAACGGATTGGAGGTGCATAG
- a CDS encoding MoxR family ATPase, whose protein sequence is MNPIKLEQVNPAIASLIDNIEKVLIGKRSVIEMMVAAVLANGHVLLEDVPGVGKTMMVRALSKSISGEFKRIQFTPDLLPTDVTGVAIFNQKSLEFEFRQGPIFANVILADEINRTSPKTQSALLEAMEERSVTIDGATYRLEEPFFVMATQNPLEYEGTFPLPEAQLDRFFMQLSLGYPTVEEEMRMLSRFSAANPLEELQPVMTTAELAELQRQVSTIKVSEGIKEYIVRLCHRTREHHHIYLGVSPRGSLALFRAVQALAFVRGRDYVIPDDVKELVPFVFAHRMIVKPEARLEGATVDRVLAMILSETRVPVS, encoded by the coding sequence ATGAACCCTATCAAATTGGAACAAGTAAATCCGGCAATAGCCAGTTTAATCGATAATATAGAAAAAGTATTGATTGGTAAACGCTCTGTAATTGAGATGATGGTAGCGGCTGTTCTAGCGAATGGACACGTTTTGCTCGAAGATGTACCAGGCGTTGGGAAAACCATGATGGTACGTGCATTGTCCAAATCAATCAGCGGTGAGTTTAAACGTATTCAATTTACCCCAGATTTGTTGCCAACGGATGTGACAGGGGTTGCTATCTTTAATCAAAAAAGTCTGGAGTTTGAGTTCCGTCAAGGGCCGATTTTTGCAAATGTCATTCTTGCAGACGAAATCAACCGGACTTCGCCAAAAACACAATCTGCACTCTTGGAAGCAATGGAAGAGCGCTCGGTAACAATCGATGGTGCTACGTATCGATTGGAAGAGCCGTTTTTTGTTATGGCTACACAAAACCCATTAGAGTATGAAGGAACCTTCCCATTACCTGAAGCGCAATTGGACCGATTTTTCATGCAATTAAGCTTGGGGTATCCAACGGTAGAGGAAGAAATGCGGATGCTGTCCAGATTCTCGGCAGCGAATCCATTGGAAGAGCTTCAGCCGGTTATGACCACAGCCGAGCTTGCGGAACTTCAACGGCAGGTATCGACGATCAAGGTATCGGAAGGAATAAAAGAATACATTGTGCGTCTATGTCATCGTACGCGTGAGCATCATCATATTTATCTAGGCGTAAGCCCGCGCGGTTCTCTTGCTCTTTTCCGGGCTGTTCAGGCGTTGGCCTTCGTTCGTGGACGTGACTATGTCATTCCAGATGACGTGAAGGAACTCGTTCCATTTGTATTTGCACACCGTATGATTGTGAAACCAGAAGCAAGACTGGAAGGAGCAACCGTAGATCGGGTGTTGGCTATGATCTTGTCTGAGACCCGTGTCCCGGTAAGCTAA